In a genomic window of bacterium:
- a CDS encoding type II secretion system F family protein — translation MPVYLLLIFFSVFLLTILSLNFFRKKLDPSAQRLRQLSGKDRTTDREQIVRKKASTGLWLDQLLSRAGGIYHPDSRYAARLQRRLNQAGFVSEKSVRLYLAIKIGLALLFALVYGLLAAFTGRSMGQVLAISLLMAVLAFALPDIVLRLKIRKRQHLIAAGLPDALDLLVISVEAGLGLNAALLRVGQDIRLRSLPLSEELLLVNQEMRTGFTREKALRRLAERNKVESLRILVGALVLADRLGTSIADTLRTQADSLRTRVRQAAEEQAAKAGVKMLLPLVLFILPALFIVLLGPGAITLTKSFTQLLPK, via the coding sequence ATGCCTGTTTATCTTTTATTGATTTTCTTTTCCGTCTTTCTGTTGACGATCCTTTCTCTGAATTTTTTTCGCAAGAAACTGGACCCGTCCGCCCAGCGCCTGCGGCAGCTGAGCGGGAAGGATAGAACGACGGATCGGGAACAAATTGTCCGGAAAAAAGCTTCGACCGGACTTTGGTTGGACCAGCTCTTGAGCCGAGCGGGCGGCATCTATCACCCGGATTCCCGCTATGCGGCACGGCTTCAGCGAAGACTCAACCAAGCCGGATTTGTCAGTGAAAAAAGCGTGCGTCTGTATCTAGCGATTAAAATCGGCCTGGCCTTGCTTTTCGCCCTGGTGTATGGGTTGCTGGCCGCTTTCACTGGACGGTCGATGGGGCAGGTGCTGGCAATCAGCCTGCTCATGGCCGTTCTTGCTTTTGCACTACCTGATATCGTGCTCAGGCTTAAAATTCGCAAACGACAGCATCTGATCGCCGCCGGACTTCCGGACGCCTTGGATCTTCTTGTCATCAGCGTGGAAGCGGGGCTCGGCCTCAATGCCGCCCTGTTGCGGGTTGGACAGGATATTCGACTGCGTAGCCTGCCGCTCTCCGAGGAGCTGTTGCTGGTGAATCAGGAGATGCGCACTGGATTTACACGTGAGAAGGCCCTGCGCCGGCTCGCGGAGCGCAATAAAGTGGAAAGCCTGCGGATACTTGTCGGCGCATTGGTCTTGGCGGATCGATTAGGAACCAGCATCGCCGACACCCTGCGCACCCAGGCGGATTCATTGCGTACCCGTGTTCGCCAAGCGGCGGAGGAGCAGGCGGCCAAGGCGGGGGTGAAAATGTTACTGCCGTTGGTGTTGTTCATTCTGCCGGCTCTGTTCATCGTCTTGTTGGGCCCGGGCGCGATCACGTTGACGAAATCCTTTACGCAACTTTTACCTAAATAA
- a CDS encoding type II secretion system F family protein: protein MISFIVAATFFSVSFTGIALYFWFYQRFLSSGYQIGNRIEAFEETQKTKRAAAPFVIRDVKMSRIPLLNRVLEKVSLSKKIQKILVQADMEPRVGQGLILMAVLFMLGVLIGLQMQHPALGLVLGTASCLLMASLVIMRINRRMKSFSREFPDAIDMMTGALRAGHAFSKAMQLVAMEAPDPVGAEFNKTFEEHNLGRPLKECLVHFAERVPSPDLKLFVTAVLLQRETGGNLTEILEKISYTIRERFKLMGQIQVYTAQGRLSAWILGLLPIVFLLLISSLNPDYLKPLFTEKVGHYMLLLGGALQILGFLIIRKIVRLNFD from the coding sequence ATGATCTCTTTTATTGTTGCCGCCACTTTTTTTTCAGTCAGTTTCACCGGCATCGCGCTTTATTTTTGGTTTTATCAACGGTTTCTGTCCTCCGGTTATCAGATCGGCAACCGCATTGAAGCCTTTGAGGAAACTCAAAAAACCAAGCGTGCCGCTGCCCCGTTCGTCATCCGAGATGTCAAAATGTCGCGCATCCCACTGCTGAATCGGGTGCTGGAGAAAGTGAGCCTTTCAAAAAAAATTCAGAAAATCCTGGTTCAGGCGGATATGGAGCCGAGGGTGGGACAGGGATTGATTTTGATGGCGGTGCTGTTTATGCTGGGCGTTCTCATCGGCTTGCAGATGCAACATCCGGCGTTGGGCCTGGTCCTGGGAACGGCGTCCTGCTTGCTAATGGCCTCGCTGGTGATCATGCGGATTAACCGACGGATGAAATCCTTCAGCCGCGAATTTCCCGACGCCATTGATATGATGACCGGCGCCTTGCGCGCCGGTCACGCCTTCAGCAAGGCGATGCAACTGGTGGCCATGGAAGCGCCCGATCCGGTGGGCGCCGAATTCAACAAAACCTTTGAGGAACACAACCTGGGCAGGCCTCTCAAAGAGTGCCTGGTGCATTTTGCCGAACGGGTGCCGAGCCCGGATCTGAAATTATTCGTCACCGCTGTGCTTTTGCAGCGCGAAACGGGCGGCAATCTGACTGAGATTCTGGAGAAGATAAGCTACACCATCCGTGAGCGGTTCAAGCTCATGGGACAGATCCAGGTGTATACCGCGCAGGGACGCTTGTCGGCCTGGATCCTCGGTTTGTTGCCTATAGTCTTTCTGCTGCTCATCAGCAGCCTGAACCCTGATTATCTCAAGCCGCTGTTCACGGAAAAAGTCGGTCACTACATGCTGCTGCTGGGAGGCGCTTTGCAAATTTTAGGTTTTCTGATCATCCGAAAAATCGTTCGCCTGAATTTTGATTGA
- a CDS encoding CpaF family protein, with protein sequence MGLLQRLQQDEERSFTESTLTLTEEPQPTVRFEATPFIGPQYYEVKEKIHRLLIDRLDLKKIDAVSKDELREQVREAVESLMAEETEMNSELGRERLADEILNEIFGLGPLEPLLTDPTISDILVNTYKRVYVERFGKLERTQTVFKDDLHLLHIIDRIVSQVGRRVDESSPMVDARLPDGSRVNAVIAPLALDGPILSIRKFSVRNFTMHDLITNHALTSAMAALIQGAVKSRLNIIVSGGTGSGKTTFLNVLSQFIPATERIVTVEDAAELKLQQDHVVRLETRPPNIEGKGAITQRDLVRNALRMRPDRIIVGEVRGAEALDMLQAMNTGHDGSLSTMHANSPRDALRRLETMILLAGANLTDRAMREQISSAINLVIQIARFSDGTRRVVKVTEITGMEGDTVSLQDIFCFEKVGVREDGKVLGVFNTTGIMPKCIEQLEAAGVRLPSALFEPGFEQLDEESTP encoded by the coding sequence ATGGGATTGTTGCAGCGGCTTCAGCAGGATGAGGAACGGTCGTTCACGGAATCAACTCTGACGTTGACCGAGGAACCGCAGCCAACGGTGCGGTTTGAGGCGACGCCGTTCATCGGACCGCAGTATTATGAGGTGAAGGAAAAAATTCATCGCCTTTTGATCGACCGGCTCGATTTGAAAAAAATCGACGCCGTTTCCAAGGATGAGCTGCGCGAGCAGGTGAGGGAAGCGGTGGAATCGTTGATGGCCGAAGAGACGGAAATGAACTCGGAGCTAGGGCGGGAGCGGTTGGCGGATGAGATCCTGAATGAAATTTTCGGCTTGGGGCCGTTGGAACCCCTGTTGACCGATCCCACGATTTCGGATATTTTGGTGAATACCTATAAACGGGTCTATGTGGAACGATTCGGCAAATTGGAGCGAACGCAAACGGTCTTTAAGGATGATCTGCACCTGCTGCACATCATCGACCGGATCGTCTCTCAGGTGGGTCGACGGGTAGATGAATCAAGCCCGATGGTCGATGCGCGTTTGCCTGACGGCTCCCGCGTTAACGCGGTCATTGCGCCGTTGGCGCTCGACGGCCCCATTCTGTCGATCCGCAAGTTCAGCGTGCGCAATTTTACCATGCACGACTTGATCACCAATCATGCCCTTACATCGGCTATGGCCGCTCTGATTCAGGGGGCGGTTAAATCGCGGCTCAACATCATTGTTTCCGGCGGAACCGGTTCGGGCAAAACGACTTTTTTGAATGTGCTGTCGCAATTCATTCCGGCGACAGAACGGATCGTCACCGTTGAGGATGCGGCGGAATTGAAATTGCAGCAGGATCATGTGGTTCGTCTGGAGACCCGGCCGCCGAATATCGAAGGGAAGGGCGCCATCACCCAGCGTGATCTCGTACGCAACGCGTTGCGCATGCGGCCAGACCGCATCATCGTCGGCGAAGTGCGCGGCGCCGAAGCGCTGGACATGCTCCAGGCCATGAACACGGGGCACGACGGATCGCTTTCCACGATGCACGCCAATTCTCCGCGCGACGCTCTGCGGCGACTGGAAACGATGATCCTTTTAGCCGGCGCCAATCTCACCGACCGGGCCATGCGCGAACAGATCAGTTCCGCCATCAACCTCGTGATTCAAATCGCCCGCTTCAGCGACGGAACCCGAAGAGTGGTCAAGGTGACCGAAATCACCGGTATGGAGGGTGATACCGTTTCCTTGCAGGATATCTTTTGTTTTGAAAAGGTCGGAGTACGCGAGGACGGCAAGGTTCTCGGCGTTTTTAATACAACGGGCATCATGCCTAAATGCATAGAACAGTTGGAGGCGGCGGGCGTCCGCTTGCCTTCCGCCCTGTTCGAACCTGGATTTGAACAACTGGATGAAGAGTCAACGCCATGA
- a CDS encoding response regulator/pilus assembly protein, translating to MMKQELSILILDTDEPTASNLKLLLAEIREVGVIVTMTDLSMALKQIKKSDPDVIILSLYPSEDLALKLAEKISHAHPHCMLFVTAPKASPELIIRAMRLGAREFWLQPFRSEEVKNGIHAALRLKNRSGACSVNGKVISVFGVKGGVGATTIAVNLAVAIAQRTLKDVLLLDADFQLGHAGLYLNCKPKFSVLDIINNFNNIDLGLLKSTLAKSSAEVSFLGGPAGIEEADAIKPAHMEQLLSLLRSLFDYIVVDIRPVFDEINIRLLDESDLILVVANFDVPSIYNAKRCIELFRRLGYDRDKVFLVMNRYVAHEVLDLEAVENSIGHPVFWRIPNQEYGAMIRSINEGMPMSRRMPKGRFSVSLAEMLDRFNGNLDAVPAGSAAANKPNRLRKLLSSWSE from the coding sequence ATGATGAAACAAGAACTGAGCATATTGATTCTCGATACGGATGAGCCAACCGCGAGCAATTTAAAGTTGCTGCTCGCGGAGATTCGCGAGGTCGGCGTCATCGTTACGATGACGGATCTGTCCATGGCTTTAAAACAGATTAAAAAAAGCGATCCGGATGTGATCATTCTGAGCCTCTATCCTTCGGAGGATTTAGCGCTCAAGCTGGCGGAAAAAATCTCCCATGCCCATCCGCACTGCATGTTGTTCGTCACAGCGCCGAAGGCTTCCCCTGAGCTGATCATCCGCGCCATGCGCCTTGGTGCGCGGGAGTTCTGGCTGCAGCCGTTTCGCAGTGAAGAAGTGAAAAACGGCATTCACGCCGCCTTGCGGTTGAAAAACAGATCAGGGGCATGCTCCGTCAACGGTAAAGTGATCAGCGTGTTTGGCGTCAAGGGAGGGGTTGGAGCCACTACGATTGCGGTCAATTTAGCCGTGGCCATCGCGCAACGCACCCTGAAAGATGTTTTATTGCTGGATGCGGATTTTCAATTGGGCCATGCCGGGCTTTACTTGAACTGCAAGCCGAAATTTTCTGTGCTGGACATCATCAACAATTTCAATAATATCGATTTGGGTTTGCTGAAAAGCACATTGGCTAAATCATCGGCCGAGGTCTCTTTCCTGGGCGGTCCCGCCGGCATCGAGGAGGCGGATGCGATCAAACCGGCGCATATGGAGCAGTTACTCTCCCTGCTTCGGTCTTTGTTTGATTACATTGTGGTGGACATCCGGCCGGTTTTCGACGAGATCAACATCCGCCTGCTGGATGAGTCGGATTTGATCCTGGTTGTAGCTAATTTTGACGTGCCTTCGATCTATAACGCCAAGCGCTGCATCGAGCTGTTTCGCCGTCTGGGATATGATCGCGACAAAGTTTTTCTGGTGATGAATCGCTACGTCGCTCATGAGGTGCTTGACCTGGAGGCGGTGGAAAACTCCATCGGCCATCCGGTCTTTTGGCGCATTCCCAATCAGGAGTATGGCGCCATGATTCGTTCCATCAACGAGGGCATGCCCATGAGTCGGAGGATGCCGAAAGGCCGCTTCAGCGTGAGCCTCGCGGAGATGCTGGACCGGTTCAACGGCAACCTTGATGCCGTACCGGCAGGATCAGCGGCTGCTAACAAACCGAATCGGCTACGAAAACTTTTATCGTCATGGAGTGAGTGA
- the cpaB gene encoding Flp pilus assembly protein CpaB encodes MFLLKPKWMIPIAIITGLIATLGVYRYLQRQKQIVIHPQAAVTKVVVATTSLPMGSKLEAGMLRLTDWPRDLVTGQTFDVIDSVVGRVVKMDICTGEAILESKLAPRGSAGGFLGLIPPGMRAMTVAVNVVSGVSGFILPHTHVDVLVTITPSSKKEEATTRIILEDIEVLAVDQTFRKNDDEAVTVQSVTLLVLPEQAEKLALASNEGKLQLTLRNLVDRATASSNGIRLQQLITNTRPTAVVSAPAPQAAAPVVSDASEADVEEPQQVIEMLRSNVRSEVVLQGGKAKEAKPK; translated from the coding sequence ATGTTTCTACTTAAACCCAAATGGATGATTCCAATAGCCATCATCACCGGTCTGATTGCGACGTTGGGCGTCTATCGATACCTGCAGCGGCAAAAGCAGATCGTTATTCACCCGCAAGCGGCGGTGACCAAAGTGGTGGTGGCGACAACCAGCCTGCCCATGGGCAGCAAACTTGAGGCGGGAATGCTGCGCTTAACGGATTGGCCCAGGGATCTGGTCACGGGACAAACCTTCGACGTGATCGACTCTGTGGTCGGCCGTGTGGTTAAGATGGATATCTGCACCGGCGAGGCCATTCTGGAATCCAAACTGGCGCCCAGGGGGTCGGCCGGTGGCTTTTTGGGTCTGATTCCGCCGGGAATGCGCGCCATGACAGTGGCGGTGAACGTCGTCAGCGGCGTCAGTGGGTTTATCTTGCCGCACACCCATGTCGATGTTTTGGTAACCATCACGCCTTCGAGCAAAAAAGAAGAGGCCACTACCCGCATCATTTTGGAGGATATCGAAGTGTTGGCCGTGGACCAGACCTTTAGAAAGAACGATGATGAAGCGGTCACGGTGCAATCTGTCACTCTGCTGGTGTTGCCGGAACAGGCAGAAAAACTGGCCCTGGCCAGCAACGAAGGCAAGCTGCAGTTGACGCTGCGCAACTTGGTAGATCGCGCCACCGCGTCCTCCAACGGCATTCGGCTGCAGCAGTTGATCACCAACACCCGGCCGACCGCTGTTGTATCCGCGCCGGCGCCGCAGGCGGCCGCCCCCGTCGTGTCGGACGCCTCCGAGGCGGACGTCGAGGAGCCCCAACAGGTGATCGAGATGTTGCGCTCCAATGTCCGCTCCGAGGTGGTTCTGCAAGGGGGCAAGGCTAAAGAAGCAAAACCGAAATGA
- a CDS encoding pilus assembly protein, whose product MKIFRLCRKNRANDHGQSVVEFALVLPVFALILFAVIEFGRLWMTVNVLTGAAREGARVAAISGSDFSKARAAAQNTLAAGNITGASVSILGPNSANEIRVTVSMTYTAITGAALPGLNTSFRLSRSATMHWEG is encoded by the coding sequence GTGAAAATTTTCAGACTGTGTCGAAAAAACCGGGCAAACGATCATGGACAATCGGTGGTGGAGTTCGCGTTGGTATTGCCGGTTTTCGCGCTCATCCTTTTTGCCGTGATCGAATTCGGCAGGCTGTGGATGACAGTAAACGTGTTGACCGGCGCGGCGCGGGAAGGCGCCCGGGTAGCAGCCATCAGCGGATCGGATTTCAGCAAAGCGCGCGCTGCAGCCCAAAACACCCTTGCGGCCGGCAACATCACCGGCGCCTCTGTTTCGATCCTTGGGCCTAATTCGGCCAACGAAATTCGGGTGACGGTTTCCATGACTTATACGGCCATCACCGGCGCCGCCCTGCCGGGTCTAAACACTTCGTTTCGACTATCGCGCAGCGCGACCATGCATTGGGAAGGATGA
- a CDS encoding Flp family type IVb pilin, whose product MFTIKRLLKGLFDQQKGQTLSEYALILVLIAIVAIVALTLLGVNITGVINNVATAI is encoded by the coding sequence ATGTTCACCATCAAACGGCTTCTCAAAGGCTTGTTCGATCAGCAGAAAGGTCAGACGTTGTCCGAGTACGCGCTCATCTTGGTGTTGATTGCGATTGTCGCGATCGTCGCTTTGACGTTATTGGGCGTGAATATCACCGGCGTCATCAACAACGTCGCCACTGCGATCTAA